A single genomic interval of Pseudorca crassidens isolate mPseCra1 chromosome 19, mPseCra1.hap1, whole genome shotgun sequence harbors:
- the ERAL1 gene encoding GTPase Era, mitochondrial codes for MAASGRRGAELLRTVLGVWPPGPDAAREWVTRLPLLLGSQQRCVSCVSGPAFSGPRLASASRPNGQSSALDCFLGLSQPDSSLNFRVPAVSMHRDEQDLLLVHRPDMPENPRVLRAVLLGAPNAGKSTLSNQLLGRKVFPVSQKVHTTRSQALGVITEKETQVILLDTPGLISPAKQKRHHLELSLLEDPWKSMESADLVVVLVDVSDKWTRNQLSPQVLQCLTQFSQVPSILVMNKVDCLKQKSVLLELTAALTEGVVNGKKLKMRQAVRSQPGNHCSNPAAKGPNTLSVGDPQQIGWPHFQEIFMLSALSQEDVKTLKQYLLAQARPGPWEFHSGVLTSQTPEEICANMIREKLLEYLPQEVPYNVQQKTVMWEEGPDGKLMIEQKLLVPKESHMRILIGPKGHLISQVAQEVGRDLMNIFLCEVQLRLSVKLLK; via the exons ATGGCTGCCTCCGGCAGGCGAGGTGCTGAGCTCCTTCGAACAGTGTTAGGGGTTTGGCCGCCGGGTCCCGACGCCGCGAGGGAATGGGTGACCCGGCTCCCCTTGCTCTTGGGCAGTCAGCAGAGGTGCGTCTCCTGTGTCTCGGGCCCGGCCTTCTCTGGTCCCCGCCTGGCCTCGGCTTCTCGCCCTAATGGCCAGAGCTCAGCCCTGGACTGCTTCCTTGGACTCTCTCAGCCAGACAGCTCGTTGAATTTTCGCGTCCCCGCCGTGTCCATGCACAGAG ATGAGCAGGATCTTCTCTTGGTCCATCGCCCCGACATGCCTGAGAACCCCCGAGTCCTacgagcagtcctcctgggtgcCCCGAATGCAGGAAAGTCAACCCTCTCCAACCAGCTGCTGGGCCGAAAA GTGTTCCCTGTCTCCCAGAAGGTGCACACCACTCGCAGCCAAGCTCTGGGGGTCATCACAGAGAAAGAGACCCAGGTG attCTACTTGACACACCTGGCCTCATCAGCCCTGCTAAACAGAAAAG GCACCATCTGGAGCTCTCTTTGTTGGAAGATCCATGGAAGAGCATGGAATCTGCTGATCTGG TTGTGGTTCTTGTGGATGTCTCGGACAAGTGGACTCGGAACCAGCTCAGTCCCCAGGTGCTCCAGTGCTTGACCCAGTTCTCCCAAGTCCCCAGCATCCTTGTCATGAACAAG gttgaTTGCCTGAAGCAGAAGTCAGTTCTCCTGGAGCTTACAGCAGCCCTCACTGAAGGTGTGGTCAATGGCAAGAAGCTCAAAATGAGGCAGGCTGTCCGCTCGCAGCCGGGCAACCATTGCTCCAACCCAGCAGCTAAGGGCCCAAACACACTGTCTGTGGGAGACCCTCAGCAGATTGGCTGGCCCCACTTCCAGGAGATCTTCATGTTGTCAGCCCTAAGCCAGGAGGATGTGAAAACACTAAAG CAATACCTCCTGGCACAGGCCCGGCCAGGGCCCTGGGAGTTCCACAGTGGAGTCCTCACCAGCCAGACGCCTGAGGAGATCTGCGCCAACATGATCCGAGAGAAGCTCCTGGAGTACCTGCCCCAGGAGGTGCCCTACAACGTGCAGCAG AAGACGGTAATGTGGGAGGAAGGGCCAGACGGGAAGCTGATGATTGAGCAGAAGCTTCTGGTGCCCAAAGAATCTCACATG AGGATCCTGATCGGTCCGAAAGGGCACCTGATCTCCCAGGTGGCACAGGAGGTGGGCCGCGACCTCATGAACATCTTCCTCTGTGAAGTTCAGCTCCGCCTGTCTGTGAAACTCCTCAAGTGA